The Solanum lycopersicum chromosome 8, SLM_r2.1 DNA segment TGATGAGGCTCTATGGTGAAGTTTTGTTGGATATTTGTTGCCAAATCCCACCATGTATGACATTTTGAGTGGATTGTTTCCAAGTATGTAGTCAACCTGAAAAAATTAACGAGTTTAAGTTTCATTTATcgatatgtataaaaaatatatatatacaattagataatataaaaaataattttaaatatcgaAGTATTGATTCGTAACATGGAAAATGGTTAGTgacatattataataatatgttgGATGTAAAAAATTGTTATGTGCATTTGACCTGTAATTTTGCAAAGGCTTTAATCTTGGATGTGGAAAAATTAACAGATCCACATGTAACTCCTCCTATTCCAGCTGCCTCAAGGACTTTAGTGTACATAAAAAGTACCATAGTGGCACCATTCACATATTGCAAATTGCTACTATCTCTATAATACAAAAGTCCACCTGTAAATTATAAACCATAGTATAAGAAagtattatgttatattttaaaattcaaatatcaaGAAAGTATAGattctaaaatttgaatattttcttcttcttttttgttttaccTGGGGTTGTCTTAATTTGTATAGAGCTACTTTCTGGCATTAATCCACAAATAAATGAATCAGCatctttcttgaatttttccAAATTGCTCTTTCCATTAAGGTATTCCTGATCATAAAAATGTTTAGTAATTTGTACTTGTGATTGTTAAATTTAAATCACACTATGTTGAGCTACTCATAGAAATAGTAAATTTATCACTTATTTAACAAGTTAGTTATCATTTTTATCTAATTATCGATTAATGCTTATCTTAGAGATTTACTGAATTCGTTATATCTGATTGTATAAATgtattttacattattaatatataGAATTTAACGTTTTAATTGTCTGAGCCCAAAATATTCTTGACATGGAGTAATATAGTCAGTTTTGGATCAAGCTCACGCGGTTTTTCCTTAAAAGGTCTCTATCTTTTAAGAGATGTAGTTTCTCAATCTTTTGAGCTTATCAGTGTAAGATTTTGTTTGCACATCCAACAATCTCCTCCTCACTATGTGGCCCATCACCACGACTCACGTGTCAATTCCCGAGATTCACTCTATATATTACAAACATTTGCCTTGGTCATACTCTTGATCCTAGTTGAACCTGGACTATGATATCAACTGTTGGGCTAAATCAATCCAAAGTACTTTTAACTCGGTGCAATATTATCTGTGTAGGATTAATTCTGCACGATTTAAGAGATCCTAAACCTTATACATAGCGTTTCAATTCTTGTAGCTATCGACATAAGAATTTATTCGCACACTGATCAACcagaataacaaatataatatttgaattcatgTATAAAGGATTGACCTTAGCTAGTAAAGTTTGGGCTCCAGCAAACTTGTCATCCCAACTAAACTCAGAGGCAACTTGACTCCAACCTTGGTTGATTGAagcataatttaaataattgtttccTCCACCTGCCTTATATAGCCAAGCAGCAGCCCACAACAATTCAtcctataaaaaataaattaattaaaaacactaattaacttatacttcaataaataaataaataatagtaacaaatgaataatttttgaaattatttacaACCTTATAACCTGAGTAGGAACAATAGAATGGACAAGAAGCTTGGTAAGATCCTCTATACTTATCCGCAAATGCAAATAACTGTGCGCccaaatatcaattaattaataatctgTTCGATCaagcttttaaaataaatattatttttttttctaaaagttatATGCTTACGGATCTTGATCTTTTTAATAACTTTGTAGAATAGTTGGaatcaatatttttgaaaactatTGAAGCAGCAGCAAAAGCAGCTGCCACGTCAGCTGCCACCTCAGATCCTGGagaatttgatgttattttatatAGTGTTCTAGGAGTATCCATGTCTTCTGGTCTTTCCCAACATTGGTGATCTGCATTTCCATCTCCAACCTGTCCATATAATGTATTTGTTAATATTACATAACTCGTTTTAAAGTCAGATTAATTTGAATTCACGTCAAAAAGTTTTACTTTAAAAGGTAAAACGTTTCTTATcaaaaatgatttcattttcAGAATTTGTGCACACCAACATGTTACAAATTAGCTTTTTGGACTCTGGACCGATACTTAACTTCCTGAAGATTTCCTAGTTAAGGATGGAGGAATactgataatataaaaatacaaatgtcgcaaattcaaaataaataaataatggttctcatttttgatactttttaaaCTTTTAGACAATATGGTACATGTAATTCGATATTCTATTGTAAAAGAACGATGTCTTAGATTCAAGCGATCTCTTTACTACACAATACaagaaaagaataattttcatgCGTTTAACCTTAAGGGAACGAGTTGATGAGCATGGTGTAaacctaaaatatataatttaaaattttaaatgagaCGATACACTGACCTGAGTATAGAGAGTTGTACTTGAAGTATGGGCTCGAATTAAGAAATTTGTGCCCCAACGAATTGCATTTTGGAGGTGTACAAGTTGATTTGTTGAAGAGATTTGTGTTTGATATTCAATAGCAGCCCAACTCAACAAGGTTAAAGAATAAGCCATGGGCCATCCAAATTTTACATTGTCACCAGCATCATAGTAGCCTCCAATCAAATTCACctaatgtatcaaaatattgaatttacataaattttttaaaaaacatataactcatacgtcattcttttttaaatagataCATACATGTTCAATTATGCCATCGATGAGTGCGGAATCTCCTCTCCATTTGACTCTTTGAGAAACTGGTAATTTTCCAGAACGTTGCCCTTCAAAGAATAAAATAGCTTTGCCAAGTGAATCATTGTAATCTTGAGCAATAATAGGACCAGCCAAAATGCACAAAAAGAATATAACAATAACCCAAATATTCTTTGAACAAGccatattgttattattaattaattattattattatttaacataTGGTTTATGactatttaatattatgtttatgttagAAAGTTTGATAATGTTTTGGTGGTATTTATAGGACAATTTTTGACAGTTATAAGAAGCGTAAAATCTGGAAAATGCCCATTATGACATTATGTAATGTTTGTGATAAGTTAGAAAACTATATGCTATATGGTCTACGTGAGACTcagaaattattaattaagggGATGgtatataacttaaaataatttaaattaaatattgagttcagtttttatacatattaaaaaaaaataatttttacactGTTTTTAGTAATGGaattaataatatgaaaagaaaatgaggCATGAACATGTTACGATTGAACAACTTATAATAGTAACAATTAAATGTCAAATTAACGAATCGGACTAGACTAgtcatatttttataaacttattttatcattacTAATACCGTTTAAGCAATCCCAACATTGTGGCAGAGATACCTTAGAGTTAGGGGATTCATTCGAACCCCTTTcggtgaaaaaaattatattatttatatatgattaaaataactttttaggTATATTTGATATATGTCAACACTCCTCCCTCCACGATTACTTTATGTGTCTATTTATTCTTCCCCTACCCCTCTGATTACTTTATGTgtctatttttttagatttgaaCCCTTTATTAAGAATTCTGGCTCCGCTACAATGGGATTCAATTTCATGATTACTTTTGTTCTCTGTGCTCAAGTTACGTGAGGGCATTGCCATATCATAGGAAATTATTGAAGAATTAACTTAAATAACTGCTCAAACAATcgtatatatgaaaaataactaacgaTTTAGTAAAGATCCCAAATTAAATTGGAGTAGTacttttttaggaaaaaaaattcaaagggGTCCATATACTAATATTAATGATGGGAGTGTAATTTCCATTTTTTGCCTTATTCATTAACTTTCTTACAACGTCTCTTGTAAGAAAGTTGGAGAAGGAAAATCATTACTAGTAAGttgcaaaaatgaaaaatatggcAATGTTAGAATATTCTCCCATTTCCTATTTAAATGTCGTTTTTATTAAGTATAGATGctcttaaaatatttgttattttatacaattaatatacattctttttgttttatttatttatctacttTCGATTTAAtatatctattttaaaaataaaataaaattgacatagttagtttactattttatgtctattaattgatatatttgcaaaactaatttattcataaaagaagttctacttttttaaaaaacattaattctCATTATGGTATAataggtaaaagaaaaatattgttttgctagatttgtcaaaaatgacaagtaaaaaaGGACCGAGGCAATAAATAACACTATTCTTCCTATTTACTCCTGAAAGTTATTAgctttgaaaaaaatcaatttaaccaAAATGGGAAAATTAAAGggaaagggtcaaaaatactctccaactttgatttattatttaaatataccCTCGccgttaaaataaagttaattttaCCCCTCCATTACTAATTTCACCAAATTTACCCCTTATTTGACGAATTGATCCAAATTAATccgaatttttttaaaaagcacTATTCCTTATTTTAACCCAATAACCCGATATAACCTGACTCATTCTCCCAAATCTCCTATTCCCATTTACAAATCTCCTATGGCTAAGATTTGGGAGAATGGGTAAATGGGAATAGGAGATTTGAGAGAATGAGCCGGATTATTTTAAATGGAGTCCGGCTATTGggttaaaataagaaattttttttcttcttttttttacaaaaatcagATCAATTTGGGTTAATCCATCAAATAAGGGGTAAATTTGGTGAAATTAGTAACGAAAGGGATAAAATTAACTTCATTTTTTAATGGCGAGGGGGATATTTTTGACTctttttctagaattaaatgattaattcatattcattggttattttagttaatttatgttttcatttattgaaaatttgactTTAATTAATCTGAAGAATGATTTTCTTGATCTATTCGCTATTGACTTTGCACACTTCTTATGAAACTATAAATAGAAGGGCGATTTTACAATATCactttttgaatataataaatacaatacctaaaataatgtaattgGCAAATGACTATAATTAATGACAAGGATTAAATTAGGAACTAAGTGTAAAATCacccattaatttcataaattaaacaagtatcatttgacattccaaaatagttatttgataattatttttgaacgaaaaaagtaatttttgaaaaacgtaaaatctaaaataatgtTATATAAATAGAAACGAAGGAAATAATCATAAGATTCATTTAGTAATTTGCTTTTtttgggtggggtggggggtggggtgggggaaTATAGATGGATAGCGTAACGATAGAGACCAAAGATGCACGCTtcatttatgtataaaaataaataaataatgtttacGCAAGATCTACATACGGAAATATACCGAACCCATTCCTTAGTGTCTGACTACTCATAGTTACgaatttgaaaatgatttcttataatcacttataaatcataataaaaatatttttttatatttctgatgtataaaaatgaaaaatttcttataaaaaaatataaaactaaatataaatttgtaacAAACTCCCAAATTTAATTCctacaaaatacaatataatagcAAAGTCATATGAAACCATTTTTAGTCgcatttaatgaatttaatttacataataatactcctttgtttcaaaattttctttttaatctattttaggaaaaatgacccttttactattttaaaaatacttcaatttcaacttttcacatgacatgtttaaagtcataacaaaaaaatattttagacgTCTGACACAACATAACTTTAAATTAGAatcacaaaatttttaaaaaattcttaaatttcgtatcaagtcaaactagatcattttcttcaaacggagggtaacatttattttttggtcattacttattaataattaatatgtgttttgataaatatataactgattatagtttaatatttttctttttttacccaTTATAGTTCAAGtatatgaaattcaaaaaaaggaaatactTTATACATTTAATCCATTAACCTTTTTTATTCTTCGAATTTAGTCTTTTCTAGTCTAACAATATTACCTACCGGACAAAAGAGGATCTCATTGAAGAAGGCTAGTGAATTGATGAAATTATTAAGGGTGAAAagtgaaaacatgaaaaattaccaagcaaaataaaaaaaaagaagtgaaaacATGGAAGATTAccaagcaaaataaaaaaaaatataagataaagcgaataatataataaagtaagatgatatatatatatatatatatatatataaactatagTATGTAAGACTTCACGAATTAAAGcatgttataatttattttgataaaagattACACAGTAAAACTCGTACTCTAAATCTTAAGTACGTGAAAATTCTTCTCATAATCAAAAAAAAGGGAGAAGTATCACCAAATCCAACAAATTAAATTTCCATGTAACTTCCATTGTTTGTCTGATTCATCCTCCTATGACTTTTTGGTAAATAATCCAATTGCCAATATCCTATACCAAATAATGGATATttgttttttgtgaaaaatgataGTAAATAAGCAGTGACTTCAAGACTTTCTTTTGCTTTTACTTATacttatagtatttttattcATGATTTCACGTATtgccaatatatgtattattatttcacAATCTAAtcagtataaaaataatacactGTTGATCATGACTCTTAACTTATGTGAATATTATGACTATACTAATACGAGGTTTGACACAAAGGACGAATCGATTGCTCGATGATTGTAATaggatatataaaattttatttttctttataatcaagtatcttgataaatatatatatatatatatatatatatatatatatatatatatatattatgaaaacaCTAAACACTTTcatctttaataatttttatgttattttgaatttttagtataaatatcGAATATCAGACAGTAAGataatcattaattttatttatcaaaatctcTTAGAAACACTCCCTTTCGTTTTGTATATACGTAAATGAgtcttatatataatatattattactcTCTTAGTCAATTTTATTACATCAAAAGAAACCATttatcttttttacttttttttttgtaaattattacATATATGTAAAAGAGATAATAAAAAAGCACTACAATTGACTAGGTAAAGTTGGGCAGCATTAATAGTGAAGGGTAACACTAATTAGGCGAAGGTAGTTTACATGCATTGACTAGTAAACATTTCATTGtaattattttcacttttaatcCCTCAATAATTGAGTCATGCTCTTCTTGGTCCACAAGATCATTTTaatgaacacataaaaccaTGTAGAATTGGTTCATTTataattaaaactaatttttgggtGAGATTATTATAAATCTAATAAATATTTCGCAAACAATATAATTCAACGAATAACTTCATGTGATACTTTAGGCAAAATTAAGTGTTTTTTCTTGTTACGATCAATGGCTCACGTACTAATTTTCGTGATGCTTAAATAAAGTTATAACTGGTCTAGTTCAAATAGTTGAGTGATCTGTGATATGATTTTTGTAGTAGCCATCCAAACTATAACAAGATATATACCTTTCGGGAAGAATCAAAGTAGCAGTCGACCGTCTGACCGTtcgtttataattttttttttttaagtacaAACAGTGTTCATTCACCTCTTAAGTTTCCTGCCTAAACCATGCATTTATGCTTTACacttaaattaagttaaaaacataccacaacaataattaataataatattatggtggtaataatatgttttttggGCACGTACGTCTACCATTTCTATTAAGGCAGTTGAACAGATTTTATTAGGTAAAATGTAGTTGGCTTTTATCAAAGGGTACAAGCCAATTAATTTCTCATTATTCTCATTACCCTTAAAAAAAACCATAATATATCTCACAACCTATATATAAAAACTGTCCAACAGCTATCACCTAACTTCATCTAtaaatttcaaacataattatttttgtaacatTCTTGCAAATCTTGATCAACCccatcattttcttttaattatatctCATCGATCAAATGCATTATAATAATTCGACACTATTGTCGATGGACGCCGGCGAGGAGCTCCACCTACCACCACCGCCTCCGCCACCACCTCTTCCGCCCCCGACAACGTTACTATCTCCGGCCAATTTCTACATGCAACAACCTAATGATCAATTGGCAATGCAAAATAATTGTAACTCTAGTCAAGTTGGACTTATTTGTGATAATATTGATTGGGCCGGGCTTTTATCTGGCTCTTCTTcgattaataacaataatgagtCGATAGCAACGACGCCAAATGTATCGATAAATCCTagaaatatgaatatgaatacgaatatgaatatgatggaAGGAGGTGAACAACATCAACAACCATTATTACAATTAcaagaacataattttagaagaGAAAAAGGGAGGAAGAGGAAATATGTACCACCTAGGGTTGCATTTCATACAAGGAGCACAGAGGATATTCTTGATGATGGATTTAAATGGAGAAAATATGGTCAAAAAGCTGTCAAAAATAGCACACATCCAAGGTAAGTATATATACATtgcttttttcatttatataaatgtatatatattgtatatacaGATACAGTAATCAAGGTCTATCGAAAACAATCTTTCTATCTTTATAAGGTTGTGTGCACATGAACACCTTATTAATACCCCATTTATAGGATTATACTGAATAAGTAATTGTTGCATGTTAGTATAGATATATAGTGGTAATAGATTATCAACGTATTAATATAATTGTGAATAATATTGAACGAAACGAGACATGATTGATACCGACATGGGAATTGAAGAAAGTATGATAATAACCTGATGAATTAGATATCTTAATTCGGGTGAAAATATCAAAGACATAAaatgtgaaaaagaaaaataatttagatgAAATATTAAAGTCATGAACAATTATAGGTCTCTTTACTTATAtctgaaatatattttcttgcAAAATGCTTGTAAATACGAagaatattactattattctttaaatatttttatttttttcctcttgAAAAATGAACCAAGAAGAGCCATATTGAAATATTGAAACTGCTCTTTCCTGTATTTAATTATAAGTTTCTTATGGTGTTTCATTATGTATCATTTTCTAAGGAATTATAAACATTTTAGgatcattaataatttttagaatACGTTAgataatatattcttcttgcatgcatttatttttacttattgcATGTCTAATTTATTCTTCTTGCAtgcatttattttaacttattgcACATACACTAAAACTTGTTGTACGTATACGTAGTATATAAATACTAACTTGTTATTCCTATGATCCAGTATTATTCCATCTTTCAAACATCTAAAATCCTACATTCTTTCATCTTGCATATAGTCGTTTTTCTAAAATTACATTTGAATCATGAGGTATACTATAACAATCGCGTGTATGCAAGTTACAGAAAAAAGACTTGTTTCCAATAATAAAGCATATCAAAatcaataagaaaagaaaatacagAAATGAAAGAAATCGTATAAAAAATAAGGAGAAGATATCAGTAACAAGAGCAAATAAacaataagtaataataaagtaagaaaataaattaagataatgagggaatactaataattattttatcatttcctCGTAGTTTACTATATGTAGAACAATTTCTCTATGTGGCCATGTGTGCATATGTTGTTTATTTCGATGAGTATAAAAGCTTAGGTTGTTCACCTTCTCATGAAAATGAGCATATATTAGAAATTATCACAACTTTTGCCAATTATCAGTATTGATCATATGTCATATTTACTAACTTAAAAGCTTAAGATATAATTTATCCTCATACTTTGAATTCAATAGCctcattattatataataaaacattatttcccaatatttcattttagtaaaaatatcgaatttttttttatgtaacaGGAGTTATTATCGATGTACTCATCACACATGCAA contains these protein-coding regions:
- the Cel1 gene encoding endo-1,4-beta-glucanase precursor is translated as MACSKNIWVIVIFFLCILAGPIIAQDYNDSLGKAILFFEGQRSGKLPVSQRVKWRGDSALIDGIIEHVNLIGGYYDAGDNVKFGWPMAYSLTLLSWAAIEYQTQISSTNQLVHLQNAIRWGTNFLIRAHTSSTTLYTQVGDGNADHQCWERPEDMDTPRTLYKITSNSPGSEVAADVAAAFAAASIVFKNIDSNYSTKLLKRSRSLFAFADKYRGSYQASCPFYCSYSGYKDELLWAAAWLYKAGGGNNYLNYASINQGWSQVASEFSWDDKFAGAQTLLAKEYLNGKSNLEKFKKDADSFICGLMPESSSIQIKTTPGGLLYYRDSSNLQYVNGATMVLFMYTKVLEAAGIGGVTCGSVNFSTSKIKAFAKLQVDYILGNNPLKMSYMVGFGNKYPTKLHHRASSLPSIYNHPTRVGCNDGYSSWYNSNNPNPNTHVGAIVGGPNSGDQFIDSRSDYSHSEPTTYMNAAFIGSVAALIDQTKEGEHYGEINSQFNKTGFM
- the LOC101245481 gene encoding probable WRKY transcription factor 56, which translates into the protein MHYNNSTLLSMDAGEELHLPPPPPPPPLPPPTTLLSPANFYMQQPNDQLAMQNNCNSSQVGLICDNIDWAGLLSGSSSINNNNESIATTPNVSINPRNMNMNTNMNMMEGGEQHQQPLLQLQEHNFRREKGRKRKYVPPRVAFHTRSTEDILDDGFKWRKYGQKAVKNSTHPRSYYRCTHHTCNVKKQIQRLSKDTSIVVTTYEGIHNHPCEKLMETLSPILKQLQFLSRF